The Gemmatimonadota bacterium genome includes a window with the following:
- the pyrE gene encoding orotate phosphoribosyltransferase translates to MSHRDRLLSLLVERSLALGEFTLASGARSTYYIDARLTTMSAEGQFLVGAVGLEAVRAHFPRARWIGGLTLGADPLACAIAHRSWLEGPPLDAFTVRKSAKDHGTGQRIEGGVPRAAPVVIMEDTLTRGGSALEALQVLDDHGAEILGVLALVDREAGGSSRIRAGGHEVVSLFTANDILRAAGHEPGA, encoded by the coding sequence GTGAGCCATCGCGATCGCCTTCTCTCTCTTCTGGTCGAACGCTCTCTCGCCCTCGGGGAGTTTACACTCGCCAGCGGCGCTCGTTCGACCTATTACATCGACGCACGCCTCACCACCATGTCGGCGGAGGGACAGTTCCTCGTCGGGGCAGTCGGCCTCGAGGCCGTTCGCGCCCATTTCCCCCGGGCTCGTTGGATCGGAGGACTCACCCTCGGCGCCGACCCGCTCGCCTGCGCCATCGCCCACCGAAGTTGGCTCGAAGGGCCCCCCCTCGACGCCTTCACGGTGCGGAAGAGTGCCAAGGACCACGGGACCGGGCAGCGGATCGAGGGAGGGGTTCCCCGCGCCGCCCCCGTGGTGATCATGGAGGACACGCTCACGCGGGGGGGAAGCGCCCTCGAGGCTCTTCAGGTCCTCGACGATCATGGCGCGGAGATCCTCGGCGTGTTGGCGCTCGTGGACAGGGAGGCGGGAGGAAGCTCTCGCATCCGCGCGGGCGGGCACGAGGTCGTTTCGCTCTTCACGGCGAACGACATTCTCCGCGCCGCGGGGCACGAGCCCGGCGCCTGA